A single region of the Manihot esculenta cultivar AM560-2 chromosome 12, M.esculenta_v8, whole genome shotgun sequence genome encodes:
- the LOC110627904 gene encoding nicotianamine aminotransferase 1, whose protein sequence is MENGSKKWGFEANNSKALMTASAITVRGVLNTLMANLNKQDQRPLIPFGYGDPSAFPCFRTTCIAEDAIVDALKSAKYNCYAPTVGILPARRAIADHLNRDLPFKLSPDDVFVTLGCTQAIEVTLTVLGRPGANILVPRPGFPYYEAVAAISNLEVRHFDLLPGKGWEVDLEAVEALADDNTVAIVVINPGNPCGNVYSYGHLKQIAETARKIGIMVIADEVYAHLTFGRTPYVQMGSFGSIVPVLSLGSISKRWIVPGWRIGWLVAADPNGILQKSGVIDSIVSCLNLSADPATFIQGAIPEILENTKKDFFLKIVNLLREAVDKCYDRIQQNPYITCPMKPEGSMFVMAKLNLSLLEDIKDDMDFCLKLAKEESVIVLPGIAVGLKNWLRITFAIEPSSLEDGLGRMKSFCERHAKKQ, encoded by the exons ATGGAAAACGGATCAAAGAAATGGGGTTTTGAGGCCAATAACAGTAAGGCACTAATGACAGCCTCTGCTATAACAGTGCGTGGAGTTCTCAATACTTTAATGGCAAATCTCAACAAACAAGATCAAAGACCGCTAATTCCTTTCGGTTACGGCGATCCTTCTGCCTTTCCTTGCTTCCGTACCACTTGTATCGCCGAAGATGCCATCGTCGACGCCTTAAAATCCGCCAAATATAACTGCTATGCTCCAACCGTTGGTATTCTTCCCGCTAGGAG GGCTATTGCAGATCATCTTAATCGTGACCTTCCATTCAAGTTATCACCAGATGATGTTTTTGTTACACTTGGGTGCACACAAGCTATTGAAGTGACATTAACAGTTCTTGGTCGACCTGGGGCTAACATTTTGGTTCCAAGACCAGGTTTCCCATACTATGAAGCTGTGGCTGCTATATCTAATCTTGAGGTTCGCCACTTTGATCTTTTACCAGGGAAAGGGTGGGAGGTTGATCTTGAAGCTGTTGAGGCTTTAGCTGATGACAACACTGTTGCTATTGTTGTAATAAACCCTGGCAATCCTTGTGGAAATGTCTACAGCTATGGACACTTGAAGCAA ATTGCAGAGACAGCTAGAAAGATTGGAATTATGGTTATTGCTGATGAGGTTTATGCACATCTCACATTTGGGAGAACCCCCTATGTGCAAATGGGAAGTTTTGGGTCAATTGTGCCTGTGCTTTCACTTGGATCTATCTCTAAGAGATGGATTGTTCCTGGCTGGAGAATTGGTTGGCTTGTTGCTGCTGATCCCAATGGAATCCTTCAAAAATCTGGG GTTATTGACTCAATAGTTAGCTGTCTCAATCTCTCCGCTGACCCTGCAACCTTCATTCAG GGTGCAATTCCTGAGATCCTCGAGAACACGAAGAAGGATTTCTTTCTGAAAATTGTTAACTTACTGAGAGAGGCAGTAGACAAATGCTATGACAGAATTCAGCAAAACCCTTACATTACTTGCCCAATGAAGCCAGAAGGTTCTATGTTTGTAATG GCGAAACTGAATTTGTCACTATTGGAGGACATCAAGGATGATATGGACTTCTGTCTCAAGCTGGCTAAAGAGGAATCCGTCATAGTTCTACCTG GGATTGCTGTAGGATTGAAGAATTGGCTTCGCATAACTTTCGCCATCGAGCCCTCATCCCTTGAAGATGGCCTTGGAAGGATGAAGTCATTCTGTGAAAGGCATGCCAAGAAGCAATAA